The following proteins come from a genomic window of Streptomyces liliiviolaceus:
- a CDS encoding GAF and ANTAR domain-containing protein codes for MRQDPPHPLPRNTPRSAAAPETVAPEPGETAGQRNRRLAHIGVAHAQRVLTGRYRLASQQEAFELLRQTSQRFNIKLHTLADAVLHTAAPDTDAELWFPSRARYTPPPLPNLAVDESSRTNHGVVLRNAMRRVLHITETTMGNVQLSEQGMLRMEKHTGLNQEFTDFFAFVRDSTTSCAQSAEQRQQITVKDVAVADVFDDESRHAILQAGSRAAHSVPLVGRKDRVVGIISSHHEQPLSDFTRAQLAALEALGTQVGRWLLWHRHTIVLDALEQLHAAATAQGVEGGDGVQGGQPD; via the coding sequence GTGAGACAGGACCCACCTCACCCACTCCCCCGCAACACCCCTCGTTCCGCCGCCGCACCGGAAACGGTCGCGCCGGAACCGGGTGAGACGGCGGGGCAGCGCAATCGGCGTCTGGCACACATAGGTGTCGCCCATGCGCAGCGGGTGTTGACCGGCCGTTACCGCCTCGCCTCGCAGCAGGAGGCGTTCGAGCTGCTGCGGCAGACCTCGCAGCGGTTCAACATCAAGCTGCACACGCTGGCCGACGCCGTCCTGCACACCGCGGCTCCTGACACGGACGCCGAACTGTGGTTCCCCAGCCGCGCCCGCTACACCCCGCCGCCGCTTCCGAACCTGGCGGTGGACGAGTCGAGCCGTACCAACCACGGGGTGGTCCTGAGGAACGCGATGCGGCGCGTACTGCACATCACCGAGACCACCATGGGCAACGTACAGCTGTCGGAGCAGGGCATGCTGCGCATGGAGAAACACACCGGGCTGAACCAGGAGTTCACCGATTTCTTCGCCTTCGTCAGGGACTCCACGACGTCCTGCGCACAGTCCGCCGAACAGCGCCAGCAGATCACGGTGAAGGACGTGGCGGTCGCGGACGTCTTCGACGACGAGTCCCGGCACGCGATCCTTCAGGCAGGCAGCCGGGCCGCGCACAGCGTGCCGCTGGTCGGCCGCAAGGACCGGGTCGTGGGCATCATCTCAAGCCATCACGAACAGCCCCTGTCCGACTTTACCCGTGCGCAACTCGCCGCGCTGGAAGCCCTCGGCACACAGGTGGGACGCTGGTTGCTGTGGCACCGGCACACCATCGTCCTGGACGCGCTGGAACAGCTCCATGCCGCCGCCACCGCACAGGGCGTCGAGGGCGGCGATGGTGTTCAGGGCGGTCAGCCGGACTGA
- a CDS encoding alpha/beta fold hydrolase, with product MTVLHVTVWDESGDESGDGSGRESGDGGVAGSGDEGVVGGGGEGASAVFAHNIFTWGSDEMYGFAAQRPLADRHRLLLVDRRGYGGSPDTERSDFDTDADDLVELLARQAGGAHLVGHGNGGLAAVLAAGRRPDLVRSLALIQPSVFSAAADHPVVADLYRRVRAGAGAPEPVTPEQFLRASTEGIGLAMPEPTAQRLRAVATSMRERPVWEARVPLEPVRAAPWPKLVICGTWEDAPEPYRTYVGEPLMVCAEAVADGVGARLLRVPGYYPHTQQPAAVNAALRELWGRSAGQSG from the coding sequence ATGACCGTGCTGCATGTGACGGTGTGGGACGAGAGCGGAGATGAGAGCGGGGACGGGAGCGGGCGCGAGAGCGGAGACGGGGGCGTAGCTGGGAGTGGAGACGAGGGCGTAGTCGGGGGCGGAGGCGAAGGGGCTTCCGCGGTATTCGCGCACAACATTTTCACCTGGGGCAGCGACGAGATGTACGGGTTCGCGGCCCAGCGGCCGTTGGCCGACCGTCACCGCCTGCTGCTGGTGGACCGTCGGGGCTACGGCGGCAGCCCCGACACCGAGCGCAGCGACTTCGACACCGACGCCGACGACCTGGTGGAACTGCTCGCGCGACAGGCCGGCGGCGCGCACCTGGTGGGTCACGGCAACGGCGGTCTGGCCGCCGTGCTCGCCGCCGGGCGCCGCCCCGATCTCGTACGTTCCCTCGCCCTGATCCAGCCCTCCGTGTTCTCGGCGGCCGCCGATCATCCGGTGGTCGCGGATCTGTACCGCAGGGTGCGGGCCGGCGCCGGTGCTCCGGAGCCCGTCACGCCGGAGCAGTTCCTGCGGGCCTCGACGGAAGGCATCGGGCTGGCGATGCCGGAACCCACGGCACAGCGGCTGCGGGCCGTGGCCACCTCGATGCGGGAACGCCCCGTATGGGAAGCGAGAGTTCCGCTGGAACCCGTACGGGCCGCCCCCTGGCCGAAACTGGTGATCTGCGGGACGTGGGAGGACGCGCCGGAGCCGTACCGCACCTATGTGGGTGAACCGCTGATGGTGTGCGCCGAGGCCGTGGCCGACGGTGTCGGCGCCCGGCTGCTGCGTGTGCCGGGCTACTACCCGCACACGCAGCAGCCCGCCGCCGTCAACGCCGCCCTGCGAGAACTGTGGGGACGCTCGGCGGGTCAGTCCGGCTGA